Proteins encoded within one genomic window of Candidatus Obscuribacterales bacterium:
- a CDS encoding GntR family transcriptional regulator, protein MASNNSAISLEPCRTITESLVLDQLGVVILGIINQVVQRQKSLSEQTYDALRDSILSGELLPGDRLIETQIASQLKVSRTPIREALRQLQQEELVTADGNGWLRVTTISAREAEHLYDCRIALETLAVTEACRWIKPEQLRQFEYYLNESDTLIKQKPSIDLGSQMLDLDYRFHRLIAESSGNLCLLGLLDQVFSKMTLLRIRTTHHNPRVLDINTEHRRVYEAIAQQQTAEAIQAIREHLLSSKSRVVVEVKAILAPS, encoded by the coding sequence ATGGCATCAAACAACTCTGCTATCAGCCTAGAGCCTTGCCGTACCATCACCGAGTCTCTTGTATTGGATCAGTTAGGAGTTGTGATCTTGGGAATCATTAACCAAGTCGTTCAGCGTCAAAAGTCTTTGTCAGAGCAAACCTATGATGCACTGCGAGACAGCATTTTATCCGGTGAGTTACTGCCTGGCGATCGCTTGATAGAAACTCAAATTGCTAGCCAGCTTAAAGTAAGCCGTACTCCTATTCGAGAAGCTCTTCGTCAACTCCAGCAAGAAGAGCTGGTGACGGCTGATGGTAACGGATGGCTGCGGGTCACAACTATCTCCGCTCGCGAAGCTGAGCATTTGTATGATTGCCGGATTGCCTTGGAAACCTTGGCAGTCACTGAAGCCTGCCGGTGGATTAAGCCAGAGCAGTTGCGCCAATTTGAGTACTATTTGAACGAGTCAGATACCTTAATTAAGCAAAAGCCGTCGATCGATCTGGGATCTCAGATGCTGGATTTAGATTATCGCTTCCACCGCCTGATTGCCGAAAGCTCCGGTAACTTATGCTTACTGGGACTGCTTGATCAGGTGTTTAGCAAGATGACCCTTCTACGCATTCGCACCACCCACCACAATCCCCGAGTCCTAGATATCAATACCGAACATCGACGGGTTTATGAGGCGATCGCCCAGCAACAGACCGCAGAAGCAATCCAAGCCATACGAGAGCATTTATTGTCCAGCAAAAGTCGCGTGGTGGTGGAGGTAAAGGCTATTCTTGCACCCTCATAA